The following are encoded in a window of Chloroflexota bacterium genomic DNA:
- a CDS encoding ATP-binding protein — MGTGDDIRASALHHRVLGSIADGVTVQDASGRIIYANDAAARIVGCDSAEEMVATPPSELLARFEITDEAGNVLPPNLLPGRMILQGADPPEILVRYRQRETGAERWSLLAATPLVAPDGTIEGAINSFRDVTQEILARRRAEAAESALQFLSAASQELASSLDYETTLTSVAKLAVPRLADWCAVDLLDDSGSLRRLVVAHVDPAKVAVAQDLARRYPIELRPPRALTEGEPELYSEITDELLQSMVSDPGLLGVLRQLGLKSAMAVPLVARGRTLGVLTFISAESGRKYGPSDLALAADLGNRAALAVDNARLHREVQRAVETRDEFLAAASHDLKNPLTAIKAAAQLARMQLARESPRALSRVASALDTIEGSASRMASLADEFLDVARLQLGQPLDLDRERTDLVRLVRTVADDLARTAQKHRISVEAEDELIGDWDVARLQRVLTNLLENAIKYSPNGGEVTVTVEREEGEVPFARFTVRDHGVGIPETDLPRVFERFRRGSNVVGRIGGTGIGLAGARQIVEQHGGAMTIESREHEGTAVRVRLPMIADEPRSGALSLSEGPSAGYPPP, encoded by the coding sequence GTGGGCACGGGGGACGATATTCGCGCCTCGGCTTTGCACCATCGCGTGCTCGGGAGCATTGCGGACGGCGTTACCGTTCAGGATGCCTCCGGTCGCATCATCTATGCGAACGACGCGGCCGCCCGCATCGTCGGGTGCGACTCGGCCGAGGAGATGGTCGCCACCCCTCCATCCGAGCTCCTCGCGCGGTTCGAGATCACCGACGAGGCGGGGAACGTCCTCCCCCCAAACCTTCTGCCAGGACGAATGATCCTGCAGGGCGCGGACCCGCCGGAGATATTGGTCCGCTATCGCCAGCGGGAGACCGGAGCCGAGCGTTGGTCGCTGCTGGCTGCCACTCCGCTGGTCGCCCCGGACGGAACGATCGAGGGCGCGATCAACTCCTTCCGCGATGTGACGCAGGAGATCCTGGCCAGGAGGCGAGCGGAGGCGGCCGAGAGCGCGCTTCAATTTCTTTCCGCCGCCAGCCAGGAGCTGGCTTCCTCGCTCGACTACGAGACGACGCTGACGTCGGTCGCCAAGCTCGCGGTTCCCAGGCTGGCGGACTGGTGCGCCGTAGACCTTCTCGACGACTCGGGCTCCCTGCGACGGCTGGTGGTGGCGCACGTGGATCCGGCCAAGGTCGCCGTCGCCCAGGACCTGGCGCGGCGATACCCCATCGAGCTGCGTCCGCCGCGGGCTCTCACCGAAGGCGAGCCGGAGCTGTATTCGGAGATCACGGACGAGCTGTTGCAGTCGATGGTGTCGGACCCCGGGTTGCTCGGAGTGCTCCGGCAGCTCGGCCTCAAGTCGGCTATGGCGGTCCCCCTCGTTGCACGTGGGCGAACCCTTGGCGTGCTGACGTTCATCTCCGCCGAATCCGGTCGGAAATATGGCCCCAGCGACCTGGCCCTCGCAGCCGATCTGGGCAATCGCGCGGCGCTGGCGGTGGACAACGCTCGGCTGCACCGCGAGGTCCAGCGAGCTGTCGAGACGCGGGACGAGTTTCTCGCCGCGGCCTCGCACGATCTCAAGAATCCGCTGACGGCCATCAAAGCGGCGGCGCAGCTCGCACGGATGCAGCTTGCTCGTGAAAGTCCCCGCGCACTCTCCCGCGTCGCGTCAGCTCTCGACACCATCGAAGGGTCCGCAAGCCGCATGGCCAGCCTCGCGGATGAGTTTCTCGACGTCGCTCGGCTGCAGCTGGGCCAGCCCCTCGATCTGGACCGCGAGCGGACGGACCTCGTGAGGCTCGTTCGCACGGTGGCAGACGATCTGGCGCGCACGGCGCAAAAGCATCGCATCTCCGTGGAAGCCGAGGACGAGCTGATCGGCGACTGGGACGTGGCCCGCCTGCAGCGGGTCTTGACGAACCTGCTCGAGAACGCCATCAAATACAGTCCTAACGGCGGCGAAGTCACGGTGACGGTCGAGCGGGAGGAGGGCGAGGTGCCGTTCGCACGGTTCACTGTGCGCGACCACGGCGTTGGCATACCCGAAACGGACCTGCCGCGGGTGTTCGAACGGTTTCGACGCGGGAGCAACGTGGTGGGGCGAATCGGTGGCACCGGGATTGGCCTGGCCGGCGCCCGGCAGATCGTCGAGCAGCACGGCGGCGCGATGACCATCGAAAGCCGCGAGCACGAGGGGACCGCCGTGCGCGTTCGGCTTCCCATGATCGCAGATGAACCCCGGAGCGGGGCGCTCTCCCTCAGCGAAGGTCCCAGCGCTGGGTATCCGCCACCATGA
- a CDS encoding Rieske 2Fe-2S domain-containing protein encodes MRDSQTPDFVHTGPGTLGGRYLRLFWQPVFRGRELEPGRAVPIRIMSEDMTLYRGAGGDAHLVAFRCAHRGTQLSVGWVEGDCIRCRYHGWLYDGTGQCVEQPGEDPALAARVKIRSYPVQEYLGLIFAYLGEGDPPPIRRYPDFEQPGVIDVDPPEVWPCNFFNRLDNDPAHIPWAHRESTRRMGHDRSGSIDATHYVETDWGVASSIPGGSSNHFHMPNTNQLKVRHRVPGYERLWEYRLVFHVPMDDEHCIAFDVNLTPGLAGEEGERFSRLRREIQDPEAEAPLAIAEAILAGKMRIEDMDPELSYYKQFWIEDYVTQVGQGPIADRTSERLVRTDTKPILKRKIWERELRALDEGRPLKEWTSPALFASSEERSRATEARAR; translated from the coding sequence TTGCGGGATTCTCAGACACCCGACTTCGTGCACACGGGCCCGGGCACGCTCGGGGGGCGATACCTGCGGCTGTTCTGGCAACCGGTGTTTCGGGGGCGCGAGCTGGAGCCCGGCCGTGCCGTACCGATTCGGATCATGAGCGAGGATATGACTCTCTATCGGGGTGCCGGCGGGGACGCGCACCTCGTAGCCTTTCGCTGCGCCCACCGCGGCACGCAGCTTTCCGTCGGCTGGGTCGAGGGTGACTGCATCCGTTGCCGCTACCACGGATGGCTCTACGACGGCACGGGCCAGTGCGTTGAGCAGCCGGGCGAGGATCCGGCCCTGGCAGCCCGCGTGAAAATCCGCAGCTATCCGGTCCAGGAGTATCTCGGGCTCATCTTCGCGTACCTGGGCGAGGGCGACCCCCCGCCGATTCGGCGCTACCCGGACTTCGAACAACCGGGCGTGATCGATGTGGATCCGCCCGAGGTCTGGCCCTGCAATTTCTTCAACCGGCTGGACAACGATCCCGCGCACATCCCCTGGGCACATCGCGAATCGACCCGGCGCATGGGCCATGATCGAAGCGGTTCGATCGATGCAACGCATTATGTCGAGACGGACTGGGGCGTGGCGAGCTCGATCCCTGGCGGGTCGAGCAATCATTTCCACATGCCGAATACGAATCAGCTCAAGGTCCGACACCGCGTGCCCGGCTACGAGCGCCTCTGGGAATATCGACTCGTTTTCCACGTCCCGATGGACGATGAGCACTGCATTGCCTTCGACGTGAACCTCACCCCCGGTCTCGCCGGGGAAGAGGGGGAGCGATTTAGCCGACTACGGCGCGAGATCCAAGATCCGGAAGCGGAAGCTCCCCTGGCGATCGCTGAGGCGATCTTGGCGGGGAAGATGCGCATCGAAGATATGGATCCGGAGCTGAGCTACTACAAACAATTCTGGATCGAAGATTACGTCACGCAGGTCGGCCAGGGCCCCATAGCGGATCGGACCAGCGAGCGACTCGTCCGCACCGACACGAAGCCGATTCTCAAGCGCAAGATCTGGGAGCGCGAGCTTCGGGCCCTGGACGAAGGCCGCCCGCTGAAGGAGTGGACGTCGCCCGCGCTCTTCGCGTCCAGCGAGGAGCGCTCGCGCGCGACGGAAGCCCGCGCGAGGTGA
- a CDS encoding response regulator, which translates to MLPIHAVWSRFGVPLLSTAIAAISSVAFYPILAATPSVMFTAAVAVSAWSGGFWPGLLSTFVGATIFDYVFVDSPYSLNIESPPSALYLAGFVGVEILITFLTATLKTDIARRNQAEAELRRVTSKLEIRAESAEASFRSASLLHEIGQAILGASDIKALADLLLDGAMRVGCFDLGMLRFARRDGALEVVAHRGFRDPENLPPIDPIPQVSLRVVQGRVPLIVEDVASAVDFPRMKREGVASLVTIPIMADDEVLGVQLVATRSKRSFGRVEVELLEAIANQAGIALQKARLNQESAEALSLLEGTLESTADGILVVDGDGRILRYNARFIEMWRLPESILETGSDAKAIAYVRDQIADPEAFETKVRDLYAHPENEGFDLIEMTDGRVFERYSRAHRAEGHRPFRVWSFRDVTERREIERRLLRAQRLETAGTIAGQVAHDFNNLLSPLMGYPELIKIQVPDDERLTQYCDTMLQAAEQMAQINEDLLALGRRGHFERVSTDINQLVREVIEQLGPLPSSLDVTLDLATDLSRIAGAPAQLVRMLANLIANAREAVQDIGAVTIRTTNLSVHEPLGRITRVPIGQFVLIEIADTGPGIAPAIRDRIFDPFFTTKPTGRRRGSGLGLSVVQGVVEDHGGYLDLVSEPGAGARFLIYLPAARAEAASQHRPASPVGGESLLVVDDDPFQLAVARELLKSLGYRVSVARNGEEAVELCAVESFDLLILDMVMPPGIDGTETFRRVRERYPDQRALLLSGFADSERVAEAQRLGAGAFVRKPVTREALAVAVRTELDDARHPDRSTRDNRAQ; encoded by the coding sequence ATGCTGCCGATACACGCAGTGTGGTCGCGATTTGGCGTCCCGCTCCTCAGCACAGCCATAGCCGCCATCAGCTCTGTCGCCTTCTATCCCATCCTCGCCGCCACGCCGTCGGTCATGTTCACGGCGGCCGTCGCCGTCAGCGCGTGGTCCGGCGGCTTCTGGCCCGGTCTGCTCTCCACCTTCGTCGGCGCCACCATCTTCGACTACGTGTTTGTCGATTCCCCGTACTCGCTCAACATCGAGTCCCCGCCCTCCGCCCTGTACCTCGCCGGATTCGTCGGGGTCGAGATCCTCATCACGTTCCTGACGGCCACGTTGAAGACGGACATTGCTCGCCGGAACCAGGCCGAGGCGGAGCTTCGCCGCGTCACGAGCAAACTGGAGATTCGGGCAGAGAGCGCGGAGGCCAGTTTTCGAAGCGCCTCCCTCCTCCACGAGATCGGGCAGGCCATCTTGGGCGCGAGTGACATCAAAGCCCTGGCGGATCTTCTGCTGGACGGAGCGATGCGTGTCGGGTGCTTCGACCTGGGGATGCTCCGATTCGCACGGCGCGACGGAGCGCTGGAGGTTGTAGCCCATCGCGGTTTTCGTGATCCAGAAAACTTGCCGCCCATCGATCCAATCCCTCAGGTGAGCCTCCGCGTTGTACAAGGCCGGGTTCCGCTGATCGTCGAGGACGTGGCATCGGCTGTGGACTTTCCCCGTATGAAGCGCGAGGGCGTTGCGTCGCTCGTCACCATCCCCATCATGGCCGACGACGAGGTGCTCGGCGTCCAGCTCGTGGCGACCCGGTCGAAGCGCTCGTTTGGCCGGGTCGAGGTCGAGCTGCTGGAGGCAATCGCCAACCAGGCCGGGATCGCGCTCCAGAAGGCGCGCCTGAACCAGGAATCGGCCGAGGCGCTATCCCTCCTGGAGGGGACGCTCGAGTCCACAGCCGACGGAATTCTCGTCGTGGACGGCGACGGTAGGATCCTGCGCTACAACGCGCGCTTCATCGAGATGTGGCGACTCCCGGAATCTATCCTCGAAACCGGTAGCGATGCGAAAGCCATCGCCTACGTGCGCGACCAGATCGCCGATCCAGAGGCCTTCGAGACGAAGGTGCGCGACCTATATGCCCACCCGGAGAACGAGGGCTTCGACCTCATTGAAATGACCGACGGCCGCGTGTTCGAGCGCTACTCCCGGGCACACCGCGCGGAGGGTCACCGCCCCTTCCGCGTTTGGAGCTTCCGGGACGTGACGGAGCGGCGTGAGATCGAGCGCCGACTCCTGCGCGCACAGCGGCTGGAGACGGCGGGCACTATTGCCGGGCAGGTTGCCCACGACTTCAACAACCTCCTCTCGCCGCTCATGGGATACCCCGAGCTCATCAAGATACAGGTACCCGATGACGAGCGCCTCACACAGTACTGCGACACCATGCTCCAGGCCGCTGAGCAGATGGCGCAGATCAACGAGGACCTTCTGGCGCTTGGCCGGCGTGGACATTTCGAGCGCGTATCGACGGACATCAACCAGCTCGTGCGGGAGGTGATCGAGCAGCTGGGGCCTCTCCCGTCTTCGCTCGACGTGACGCTCGATCTGGCGACGGACCTTTCGCGCATCGCCGGCGCGCCCGCCCAGCTCGTGCGCATGCTGGCCAACCTGATCGCCAATGCGCGAGAGGCCGTGCAGGACATCGGGGCGGTGACCATCCGAACGACAAACCTCTCGGTCCACGAGCCGCTCGGTCGGATTACTCGTGTGCCCATCGGCCAATTTGTCCTCATCGAGATTGCCGATACAGGGCCTGGCATCGCGCCCGCGATTCGAGATCGGATCTTCGATCCGTTCTTCACGACGAAGCCGACCGGCAGACGCCGCGGCTCCGGTCTGGGACTCAGCGTCGTTCAAGGCGTCGTGGAGGATCACGGCGGCTATCTGGACCTGGTGTCGGAACCAGGGGCCGGCGCTCGCTTTTTGATCTACCTCCCCGCCGCCCGGGCCGAGGCCGCATCGCAGCATCGGCCCGCTTCGCCGGTCGGAGGCGAATCGCTGCTCGTGGTGGATGACGATCCGTTTCAGCTCGCGGTCGCGCGGGAGCTGCTGAAATCACTGGGCTACCGGGTCTCCGTGGCGAGAAACGGAGAGGAGGCGGTCGAGCTGTGCGCGGTCGAATCCTTCGATCTGCTGATCCTTGATATGGTGATGCCACCAGGAATCGATGGCACGGAGACCTTTCGACGGGTTCGCGAGCGATATCCTGACCAGCGCGCGCTTCTGCTGTCTGGATTTGCCGATTCCGAGCGGGTCGCAGAAGCTCAGCGGCTGGGGGCCGGAGCTTTCGTTCGCAAGCCGGTCACGCGCGAGGCGCTGGCGGTGGCCGTCCGCACCGAGCTCGACGATGCGCGCCATCCGGATCGGTCGACGCGCGACAATCGTGCCCAGTGA
- a CDS encoding ABC transporter substrate-binding protein, producing MKGPRFLISALLMVLAACAPNAGGSAPKDGKVDRDSGDNRTLVLITRTEPETLAGTPITTLTASTGSKRRLFNAALSLLDGDGRAQPYLAESLPQLGTDDWRVYADGQMDTTYHLRAGLLWHDGQPLTAEDFAFAWRVYATPELGRSHSEPISSMSGVEALDDRTLVVHWLQPYPDAGVLQGVQASGNSGPSFAPLPKHILASAYEQQLDTFATLPFWTVQYVGAGPYRVDRWEPGAFVDGVAFDEHALGRPKIERVQLRFSADSNVVLAAMLAGEAHLPVDDSIRIEGGLVLKQAWAARNAGAIEFLPRDYRFIDFQYRPEYARPKAHLDVRVRQAIARGIDKETINETLFHGVGIPTDTMIYPTADYFPALDAAVTKYAFDPRQTERLMAEAGYGKGQDGFYLDETGSRMTFEITGTQSPQNASERSILADGWRKLGLDTDEAEFAGQEIRDGQRLATFRSMYSTGSSAGIPSLIRLQSDNISGPENRWTRSNRGGWSDPDYDRMATAVQSTLDRAEQGQRVVEALRILTAQAGIISLYFNPTVVVFPATIRGMRIRAPESEPTWNVADWEFAAP from the coding sequence GTGAAGGGCCCTCGTTTCCTCATTTCCGCCCTGCTCATGGTGCTGGCGGCCTGCGCGCCCAACGCCGGAGGGTCCGCGCCCAAGGACGGGAAGGTCGACCGCGATTCGGGTGACAATCGCACCCTGGTGCTCATAACGCGGACGGAGCCCGAGACGCTCGCGGGTACGCCCATCACCACGCTCACGGCATCGACCGGCAGCAAGCGGCGCCTCTTTAACGCTGCGCTCAGCCTGCTTGATGGCGACGGACGTGCGCAGCCATACCTCGCCGAATCGCTCCCCCAGCTCGGCACCGACGACTGGCGCGTGTACGCGGACGGCCAGATGGACACCACGTACCACCTCCGAGCTGGGCTCCTATGGCACGACGGCCAGCCGCTCACGGCTGAGGACTTCGCGTTCGCGTGGCGCGTCTACGCCACTCCTGAGCTTGGCCGATCTCATTCGGAGCCCATCAGCTCGATGTCGGGAGTCGAGGCGCTCGACGATCGCACGCTGGTCGTGCACTGGTTGCAGCCCTACCCGGACGCCGGAGTGCTCCAGGGCGTCCAGGCGTCAGGAAATTCGGGGCCGAGCTTTGCGCCGCTGCCCAAGCACATCCTCGCGAGCGCCTACGAGCAGCAGCTCGATACCTTCGCAACGCTGCCCTTCTGGACCGTGCAGTACGTGGGAGCCGGTCCCTATCGCGTGGATCGGTGGGAGCCGGGCGCTTTCGTCGACGGCGTGGCGTTTGACGAGCATGCGCTTGGTCGCCCGAAGATCGAGCGCGTCCAGCTCCGCTTCTCGGCGGACTCGAACGTGGTCCTGGCGGCGATGCTTGCTGGAGAGGCTCACCTTCCTGTGGACGACTCGATTCGGATCGAGGGCGGATTGGTGCTGAAACAAGCCTGGGCCGCGCGCAACGCGGGGGCTATTGAGTTTCTCCCCCGGGACTACCGATTTATCGACTTTCAATACCGACCCGAATACGCGCGCCCGAAGGCGCATCTGGACGTGCGGGTGAGACAAGCGATCGCGCGCGGCATCGACAAAGAGACGATAAACGAGACGCTTTTTCACGGCGTCGGGATCCCAACAGACACGATGATCTACCCGACGGCGGACTACTTTCCCGCCCTGGACGCTGCGGTGACAAAGTACGCATTCGATCCTCGCCAGACCGAGCGACTCATGGCGGAGGCTGGCTACGGGAAAGGGCAGGACGGGTTCTATCTGGACGAGACGGGCAGTCGAATGACCTTCGAGATCACCGGGACCCAGTCGCCGCAAAATGCCAGTGAGCGGAGCATCCTGGCCGACGGTTGGCGAAAGCTGGGACTGGACACCGACGAGGCCGAATTCGCGGGCCAGGAGATCCGGGACGGACAGCGATTGGCAACGTTTCGAAGCATGTACTCGACGGGCTCATCGGCGGGCATCCCGTCACTCATCCGGCTTCAGAGTGACAATATCTCCGGTCCCGAGAACCGGTGGACGAGGTCCAACCGCGGTGGATGGTCGGACCCGGACTACGACCGGATGGCCACCGCTGTTCAGTCGACGCTCGACCGAGCGGAGCAGGGCCAGCGCGTGGTGGAGGCGCTGCGGATCCTGACGGCACAAGCCGGGATCATCTCGCTCTACTTCAACCCAACGGTGGTGGTCTTCCCCGCGACAATCAGGGGGATGCGGATTCGCGCTCCCGAGTCGGAGCCGACTTGGAATGTTGCTGACTGGGAGTTCGCCGCACCGTAA
- a CDS encoding amidohydrolase family protein has product MARTYQLISADSHLDLSPERWKHRVPAAHRDLVSVVRLESGEDAVVVNGGRPARIGLTRSVGVPRDRLHEQIPTFDNSGGTGSPERRIEEQDQDGVDAEILFSRIQSTLRQIPDDAIFLTWVRAYNDYLAEEYAAVAPDRLIPMGVIPTTGIDDAVRELEHCSSLGLKGVLIDRFPNGRGAPRPEDDRFWAAALDLRMPVTHHTNGGTTRMTAHDEQTFTYARGVREDASGFGHDPMRHWFFRFCGDAACAPVQMAFAGVWDRFPALKVYWAETMIGWLEYALWQIDDHYERYKHLGRAVYGLDWLERMPSEYIRDHCLWGFLSDPVGVRRREAVGVENVMWGSDFAHAASDWPNSRKLIERDFVGVPDDERYQMLAGNAIEFFHLNDQ; this is encoded by the coding sequence ATGGCGCGGACCTATCAACTGATCTCCGCTGATTCGCATCTCGACCTCTCGCCCGAACGCTGGAAACACCGCGTTCCGGCTGCCCACCGCGACCTCGTCTCCGTTGTGCGACTGGAGTCGGGAGAGGACGCCGTCGTCGTGAACGGCGGCCGTCCGGCCCGGATCGGCCTGACGCGGAGCGTCGGCGTTCCGCGGGACCGTCTCCACGAGCAGATCCCTACGTTCGACAACAGCGGCGGGACCGGAAGTCCCGAGAGACGGATCGAGGAGCAGGACCAGGACGGCGTCGATGCGGAGATCCTTTTCTCGCGCATTCAGTCGACACTCCGCCAGATTCCCGATGACGCGATCTTTTTGACCTGGGTGCGCGCCTACAACGATTACCTGGCCGAGGAGTACGCGGCCGTCGCGCCCGACCGCTTGATCCCGATGGGCGTCATCCCTACGACCGGCATCGACGACGCGGTGCGCGAATTAGAGCACTGCAGCTCCCTTGGCCTGAAGGGCGTCCTCATCGACCGATTCCCAAACGGCAGGGGCGCGCCGCGTCCGGAAGATGATCGCTTCTGGGCGGCGGCCCTTGATTTGCGGATGCCGGTCACGCACCACACAAATGGCGGCACAACCCGGATGACCGCGCACGATGAGCAGACGTTCACCTACGCCAGGGGCGTGCGCGAAGACGCGAGCGGATTCGGCCACGATCCCATGCGCCACTGGTTCTTTCGATTCTGCGGCGATGCCGCGTGCGCGCCGGTGCAGATGGCGTTTGCCGGGGTGTGGGACCGGTTTCCGGCCCTCAAGGTCTACTGGGCAGAGACGATGATTGGCTGGCTCGAATACGCGCTCTGGCAGATTGACGACCATTACGAGCGCTACAAACACCTGGGCCGTGCGGTATACGGCCTCGACTGGCTGGAGCGCATGCCCAGCGAGTACATCAGGGACCACTGTCTGTGGGGATTCCTGTCGGACCCGGTCGGCGTGCGGAGGCGTGAGGCGGTCGGCGTCGAGAACGTCATGTGGGGCAGCGATTTCGCTCACGCCGCGAGCGACTGGCCGAATTCGCGGAAGCTGATCGAGCGAGACTTCGTGGGCGTGCCCGACGACGAGCGCTACCAGATGCTGGCGGGCAACGCCATCGAGTTCTTCCACCTTAACGATCAGTGA
- a CDS encoding xanthine dehydrogenase family protein molybdopterin-binding subunit, which produces MATSVIGQRAPRTEGAGKVTGAAKYAMDVLIPGMVWGKALRSPHPYARLKRVDASKARAMPGVLAVITARDIRNVLHGRRVYDLPILAEHVVRFIGEKVAAVAAEDPVIAEAALDLIEVEYEVLDPVLDPLHAMDDDAPLLHPDQRSYTGLPNIPDGLRNVQSYGHWEKGDVGAGFADADLIFEETYSSAMTHQAHLEPQGGAVWIDNEGVIHVYGHPKNPLGQRKQLAEALDVPEERVIYEFVRIGGDYGNKGGLMDIPLCYYLSKLCGRPVRMTHTYKEEFMAGSPRHPSIIHMRTGVKRDGSITAHQVRSIFDGGAYGAHKPTPNVDVGGARKAGGVYRIPNCKIESFVVYTNHVPGGFMRAPGDSQTIFAIESHIDEIARALGFDPLEFRLKNMIREGEADATGDVWRDLYWRQCVDAAVAGSNWGKPKPPNVGRGIAITHRHIGEGEAESLIRVDPSGQVTVVTGTPDAGMGAHVMEQQVAAAVLSVPLDQVTILPVGSDVMPYDPGLGAGRTTHLAGGAVHAAAELTRDELRSAIAETRGWPEDEIVLENGAFRLPGSPEPPVTLGQAAVEYASGTGKPVEFRARFDGRKVYTELCMAQVAEVEVDPETGQLTILHVSAACDSGTIINPPAAEGQVEGAFVQGVGLAMSEEMTIEDGRVTNASFGDYKIPTAADIPPFTLTWIEDAPGPLPFGGRALAEHGHIPTSPAIANAIRDAVGIRLKSIPFRPETIYNALNAAEASKGVG; this is translated from the coding sequence ATGGCAACGTCCGTGATCGGCCAGAGGGCGCCCAGGACCGAGGGCGCCGGCAAAGTTACCGGCGCAGCCAAGTACGCGATGGACGTGTTAATCCCCGGCATGGTGTGGGGCAAGGCGCTCCGTAGCCCGCATCCCTACGCGCGGTTGAAGCGCGTCGATGCGAGCAAGGCTCGGGCCATGCCCGGCGTCCTCGCGGTCATCACCGCCAGGGACATTCGCAACGTGCTGCACGGGCGTCGCGTGTACGATCTGCCGATTCTGGCGGAGCACGTCGTCCGTTTCATCGGAGAAAAGGTCGCCGCGGTGGCTGCCGAGGACCCGGTCATCGCCGAGGCCGCGCTCGATCTCATCGAGGTGGAGTACGAGGTCCTCGACCCGGTGCTCGATCCCCTCCACGCCATGGATGACGACGCGCCGCTCCTCCATCCGGACCAGCGCAGCTATACAGGCCTCCCCAACATCCCCGATGGGCTCCGCAACGTGCAGTCATACGGCCACTGGGAAAAAGGCGACGTCGGGGCTGGCTTTGCTGACGCCGATCTGATCTTTGAGGAGACCTACTCGTCAGCCATGACGCATCAGGCCCATTTGGAGCCGCAGGGCGGAGCCGTTTGGATCGACAACGAGGGTGTGATCCACGTCTACGGCCATCCGAAGAATCCTCTCGGCCAGCGGAAGCAGCTCGCCGAGGCGCTCGACGTTCCCGAGGAGCGGGTCATCTACGAGTTCGTCCGAATCGGCGGCGACTACGGTAACAAGGGCGGGTTGATGGACATCCCGCTCTGCTATTACCTCTCGAAGCTGTGCGGTCGGCCGGTTCGCATGACGCACACCTATAAAGAAGAGTTCATGGCCGGGAGTCCTCGCCATCCGTCGATCATCCACATGCGAACCGGCGTCAAGCGTGACGGCTCCATCACGGCGCATCAGGTCCGCAGCATCTTCGACGGGGGCGCATACGGCGCGCACAAGCCGACGCCCAACGTGGACGTCGGCGGCGCCCGGAAAGCGGGCGGCGTGTATCGCATCCCCAACTGCAAGATCGAGTCCTTCGTTGTCTACACGAACCACGTCCCGGGCGGGTTCATGCGCGCCCCGGGGGATTCGCAGACGATCTTCGCCATCGAGAGCCATATCGACGAGATTGCCCGCGCCCTCGGGTTCGACCCGCTGGAATTCCGACTGAAGAATATGATCCGGGAGGGCGAGGCGGACGCCACGGGCGACGTCTGGCGAGACCTTTACTGGCGCCAGTGCGTGGATGCCGCCGTGGCAGGATCGAACTGGGGGAAGCCGAAGCCACCCAACGTCGGCCGGGGCATCGCGATCACCCACCGCCACATCGGAGAGGGCGAGGCCGAGTCCCTCATCCGGGTTGACCCCAGCGGTCAGGTAACCGTGGTCACCGGCACGCCGGACGCTGGGATGGGCGCCCACGTCATGGAGCAGCAGGTGGCGGCCGCCGTGCTCAGCGTGCCCCTCGATCAGGTCACGATCCTCCCCGTGGGCTCCGACGTGATGCCCTACGATCCGGGCCTCGGGGCCGGACGGACGACGCACCTGGCGGGTGGGGCCGTCCACGCGGCGGCCGAGTTGACGCGCGACGAGCTTCGCTCGGCCATCGCGGAAACGCGCGGCTGGCCAGAGGACGAGATCGTGCTCGAAAACGGCGCCTTCCGACTTCCGGGGTCGCCAGAGCCACCGGTCACCCTCGGGCAGGCAGCGGTGGAATACGCCAGCGGGACCGGAAAGCCGGTCGAGTTCCGCGCCCGATTCGACGGGCGGAAGGTCTACACGGAGCTGTGCATGGCCCAGGTCGCAGAGGTCGAGGTCGACCCAGAGACGGGCCAGCTCACCATTCTGCACGTAAGCGCCGCGTGTGACAGCGGAACCATCATCAACCCGCCGGCCGCCGAAGGCCAGGTGGAGGGCGCATTCGTGCAGGGCGTGGGCCTCGCCATGTCGGAGGAGATGACCATCGAAGATGGTCGGGTCACCAACGCCAGCTTTGGCGACTATAAGATTCCGACCGCCGCCGATATCCCGCCGTTCACGCTAACGTGGATCGAGGACGCGCCTGGTCCCCTTCCCTTCGGTGGACGGGCCCTCGCCGAGCACGGGCACATTCCCACGTCCCCCGCCATCGCCAACGCCATCCGCGACGCCGTCGGGATCCGCCTGAAGTCGATCCCCTTCCGACCCGAGACCATCTACAATGCGCTCAACGCGGCGGAGGCCTCCAAAGGAGTCGGATGA